The following proteins are encoded in a genomic region of Carboxydothermus pertinax:
- a CDS encoding initiation-control protein YabA, translating into MNNLTTLLNDFEEKVKKLLEEYLEIKAYVSQLEEENQKLRQEVIKFYKPLQEEAKKERKPGPGFKNLARLYQEGFHVCHAHFGEARGDEDCLWCITFIKGRNNERGESLDEEIRKTAP; encoded by the coding sequence TTGAACAATCTTACAACCCTTCTTAATGACTTTGAAGAAAAGGTCAAAAAGCTTTTAGAAGAGTATTTAGAAATAAAAGCTTACGTTTCCCAGTTAGAGGAGGAAAACCAGAAACTTCGCCAGGAGGTCATTAAGTTTTATAAGCCCTTACAGGAAGAAGCCAAAAAGGAAAGAAAGCCCGGGCCCGGGTTTAAAAACTTAGCCCGCCTCTATCAGGAGGGGTTCCACGTTTGCCATGCCCATTTTGGCGAAGCCCGGGGAGATGAAGACTGCCTATGGTGCATTACCTTTATCAAAGGAAGAAACAACGAGCGAGGGGAAAGCCTTGAC
- a CDS encoding PSP1 domain-containing protein: MQKVVGIRFKRAGKIYYFDPLDINFEPGDGAIVETIRGVEYGEVIIPPKYVSEEELVLPLKPVIRKATPEDLEILRENKEKEKKAFSICLEKIAQHGLPMKLVGVEYTFDRNKVIFYFTADGRIDFRELVRDLAAVFKTRIELRQIGVRDEAKMIGGLGCCGRELCCASWLSEFAPVSIKMAKEQNLTLNPTKISGICGRLMCCLKYESDTYEQVKDDYPEVGETVLTPMGEGKVTGVNIFRKTVYVELKELKHVKEFPAEEVVAKEEVQEGEEFEQSYNPS; the protein is encoded by the coding sequence ATGCAAAAAGTAGTAGGGATTCGTTTTAAAAGAGCGGGGAAAATTTACTACTTTGACCCCCTTGACATAAATTTTGAACCAGGTGATGGGGCTATTGTAGAAACTATCCGGGGAGTAGAATACGGGGAAGTAATCATACCTCCCAAATATGTTTCCGAAGAGGAGCTGGTCCTTCCTTTAAAACCGGTAATTCGCAAAGCTACACCGGAAGATTTAGAAATTCTAAGGGAAAACAAGGAAAAAGAGAAAAAAGCTTTTTCCATTTGCTTAGAAAAAATTGCCCAGCATGGCCTTCCGATGAAGCTTGTAGGGGTAGAATACACCTTTGACCGCAATAAAGTAATTTTTTACTTTACTGCCGATGGCCGGATTGATTTTAGAGAGTTAGTTAGGGATTTAGCGGCGGTATTTAAAACCCGGATTGAGCTTCGGCAAATCGGGGTTAGAGACGAAGCTAAAATGATCGGCGGCCTTGGTTGTTGCGGGCGGGAGCTTTGTTGTGCTTCCTGGCTTTCGGAATTTGCGCCGGTTTCGATTAAGATGGCCAAAGAGCAAAACCTTACCTTAAACCCCACCAAGATTTCCGGTATTTGCGGCCGGCTCATGTGCTGCTTAAAATATGAAAGCGATACTTACGAGCAGGTTAAAGACGATTATCCGGAAGTTGGCGAAACGGTGCTTACGCCAATGGGAGAAGGAAAGGTTACTGGAGTTAATATCTTCAGGAAAACCGTATATGTGGAGCTTAAAGAACTAAAGCACGTTAAAGAGTTTCCGGCGGAAGAGGTAGTGGCCAAAGAGGAAGTACAGGAGGGTGAGGAATTTGAACAATCTTACAACCCTTCTTAA
- the tmk gene encoding dTMP kinase produces MRGKFITIEGIEGSGKTTQIKYIEEYLKEKNIPHLITREPGGTVLGKKIRELLLNPGYKVVPEAEILLYLADRAQHVGEKIIPHLEKGVWVISDRYFDSTLAYQGYGRGFDINLLKTFITFATRGLVPDLTILIDVPPEEGLARIKKRGEFDRLEREALEFHRRVREGFLEIAKDYRFRRVDGQKKPKEIFLEIKRFLEELNG; encoded by the coding sequence ATGCGCGGCAAATTTATTACTATTGAAGGGATAGAGGGATCGGGGAAAACTACCCAGATTAAATATATTGAAGAGTACCTGAAGGAGAAAAATATACCCCATCTAATCACCCGGGAGCCGGGGGGCACAGTGCTGGGAAAAAAGATCCGGGAGCTTCTTTTAAATCCTGGATACAAAGTAGTGCCGGAAGCGGAAATCCTTCTATACCTTGCCGATCGGGCCCAGCATGTGGGAGAAAAAATTATTCCTCACTTAGAAAAGGGAGTTTGGGTTATTTCTGATAGGTATTTTGACTCGACCTTGGCATATCAAGGCTACGGTCGGGGCTTTGATATTAACCTTTTAAAAACTTTTATTACTTTTGCTACCAGAGGTTTAGTTCCAGATCTCACCATTTTAATTGATGTTCCCCCGGAAGAGGGTTTAGCTAGAATTAAAAAACGGGGTGAGTTTGACCGTTTAGAACGGGAAGCACTGGAATTTCACCGGCGGGTAAGAGAAGGCTTTTTGGAAATTGCTAAAGATTACCGTTTTCGGCGGGTAGATGGCCAAAAAAAGCCCAAGGAAATTTTTTTGGAAATTAAAAGATTTTTGGAGGAGCTAAATGGATAA